The sequence below is a genomic window from Sorangiineae bacterium MSr12523.
CGGCGGCACCTACCGTGTGGAGCGGGTTCGAACACCCGGCGAACATCATTCTGTCGGAGAAGCTGCCCACGCGGACGGGCCCCTTCACGAACACGGTGATGCACGTGCTGATGCACGAGATCGTGCACCAATGGGCAGGCGATCGCGCGACGTTGGCCGCCGTGGGCGATTTCGTATGGAAGGAGTCCACCGCGGAGTATCTGGCCTATGTCTTCGAAGACGAACACCGCGATGCCGCCGAAGGGCCCGCGACCCGCGCGTATTGGGACCGCATTTCGCTGAACGCGAAGTTCCATCCGCGCCCGCTGGAGAATCCGACGCCGCCGGTGCAAACCTTCTACGGTGACGTGTACGGCCCCGGGCCCATGGTCCTTTACCTGCAGCTCGAGGCCCTCGTTGGCCGGGCTGCCGTGGTGCGGGGGATTCAATTCTTCCTCGCGCGTCCGGCGGCACGTTCCGTGGAGGATCTACGCCGAGCCCTCGAGCGCGCGGCGCACGTGGACCTCGGGAAGTACTTCGATGCGTGGGTCTTCGGCAGCGGAAAGCCCGAGTGGCCGGTGTTCACGGTCGCGACGTCGCAATCAGGGAGCGATGTCACCGTGACGGTGACGCAAACAGCGGCGAAGGTTCACCCCTGCGTGGTGGAGGTGGAAGTCGCCTCGGCCAGCGGCAAGGTCCTGGTGCCCGTGACCTTCGGCCTGGATGCGTCATCGAACACGGCCACCGCCCATGCGACCTTGCAGGGCGAAGTCACCGGCACCGTCGTCGACCCGAACCACCGCGTGATCGACGCCAAGCCGGCATCGTTCACGAACGAAGGTACCGAGGAGGTTCTGATTTTCTAGATGGCCCGGGTCGACCGGGGCATGGAGAGCTCGCGGCGGAGATCGTCGAGCGTGCGGCGAAGCTGCGTGCGCTCCGAGCCCGCCGCGCCGATGAAGTCGAGCGCCGGGTCGATGTCGGCAGCGGAAAACAAGCGCAGTTGGGAGTTGAACCAGCTGGCCGCAACGGCGGCGACGCGCGCCTCCTTGGTACAGGCCAGAACGGCTTTGCGCGGCGGGTATTCGCCTTCGGCCACGCGAAGTCGCAGCCGCTGGGACGCGCTCGGGGATGCCGAGGCGTAGACGAGCACGCGCTTCGCCCGCGTCTCGGGAGACTCGTAAAGCTGCAGGTAGCGGTCCCACTCCGCATCGTTGGGTGTTCGAATCGTCACCACCACGAGGAATCGGTCGAGTTCACGGATCGCCATCGACCGACTGCAAATCTCCCCCATCGTCACTCCTTGATGGACGCCATCGAAAGCCCCCATTGTCGTCCGAATAACAACGGATGAAAATCGGCATTTTCCGAATTGTATTGTGAAGCAGCACCTCACAATCAAATGTGCCTTGACGGACATATGCCTTGCGAGACATGTTAAGCCATGCTGTCGACCTTCGAGATCATCGCCGAGCCGAGTCGCCGGCGCATTCTGGACCTTCTGCGTGCGGACGACCGGGCCGTGGGGGAGCTGGTATCCGAAATTGGGCTGGCGCAACCGGCCGTGTCGAAGCACCTGCGCATCCTGAGGGAGGCGGGGCTGGTCACGGCGGAGGTGGATGCGCAGCGGCGCCTGTACCGGCTGCGTGCCGAGCCGCTTCGGGAGCTCGATGATTGGGTCGCACCGTACCGGCCACACTGGGAAAAGCACCTCGATGCCCTCGAGCGCCACCTTGCATCGATGCCCGATGAGGGCATGTCGACGCGGAGGAGCCGCCGATGAAGCGCTACGAACGACGCCTTCCCCACAAGCCGGAAAAGGTGTGGCGCGCCCTCACCGAGCCGCGCGAGCTCGCGCAGTGGTTCCCGGACGGCGAGCGAAAAATCACCGTGTGGGATCCGCCGCGCGTTCTCGCCCTCACCTTGGGGGACGAGAACCTGCGCTGGGAGCTCTCCCCCACCCCCGAGGGTTGCGTGCTGGTGCTCACCACGGAAGTGGTCTCACAGGACGCGCCGGCAAACGACAACGTCACTTCTTTCAAATGCGCAGCATGAGGCCAACGATGAAACGTCCCGAAACACGGGCAC
It includes:
- a CDS encoding metalloregulator ArsR/SmtB family transcription factor, with protein sequence MLSTFEIIAEPSRRRILDLLRADDRAVGELVSEIGLAQPAVSKHLRILREAGLVTAEVDAQRRLYRLRAEPLRELDDWVAPYRPHWEKHLDALERHLASMPDEGMSTRRSRR